In Lathamus discolor isolate bLatDis1 chromosome 1, bLatDis1.hap1, whole genome shotgun sequence, the following are encoded in one genomic region:
- the LOC136007248 gene encoding interleukin-8-like → MTGKAVAVVLILLFISAMGTEGKALPRSAMELRCQCIGTHSKFIHPKFIHNVNLIPSGPHCKNVEVIATLTDGREVCLEPTAPWVKLIIKAILDKANAKPETVS, encoded by the exons ATGACAGGCAAGGCTGTGGCTGTGGTCCTGATCCTTCTCTTCATATCAGCGATGGGAACAGAAG GTAAGGCCCTGCCACGCTCAGCAATGGAGCTCCGGTGCCAGTGCATAGGCACTCATTCCAAGTTCATCCATCCCAAGTTCATTCACAACGTGAACCTCATCCCCAGCGGACCTCACTGCAAGAACGTCGAAGTCAT AGCTACCCTGACGGATGGCCGGGAAGTCTGCCTGGAGCCCACCGCTCCCTGGGTGAAGCTCATCATCAAGGCAATCCTAGACAA gGCAAACGCCAAACCTGAGACAGTGTCCTAA
- the LOC136017194 gene encoding LOW QUALITY PROTEIN: interleukin-8-like (The sequence of the model RefSeq protein was modified relative to this genomic sequence to represent the inferred CDS: deleted 1 base in 1 codon) — MDHPERHQQSFGTEELTAPQNPSSSSSCPTMNGKLVAVLAFCLISVAVSQAKTLARMGTELRCQCIATHSKFIPPKSIQDVKLTQSGPHCKNVEVIATLKDGREVCLEPTAPWVQIIVKAILAKAQLNSDSPL, encoded by the exons ATGGATCACCCGGAGAGGCATCAGCAATCCTTCGGGACAGAAGAGCTCACTGCTCCACAGAAcccatccagcagcagctcc tgccCAACGATGAACGGCAAACTCGTGGCTGTCCTGGCTTTCTGCCTGATCTCCGTGGCTGTCTCTCAGG CTAAGACCCTGGCCAGGATGGGAACCGAGCTCCGTTGCCAGTGTATAGCCACTCATTCCAAGTTCATCCCTCCGAAGTCCATTCAAGATGTGAAGCTCACGCAGAGCGGCCCCCACTGCAAGAATGTTGAAGTCAT AGCTACTCTGAAGGATGGCAGAGAGGTGTGCTTGGAGCCCACTGCTCCCTGGGTGCAGATAATCGTAAAGGCAATTCTGGCCAA GGCTCAACTCAACTCTGACTCGCCACTCTGA
- the LOC136007247 gene encoding interleukin-8-like: protein MGDRAAAAAWVLYLVFMVGSEGKAMAKADGKSFQCLCDSTRSKFIPPKAIQNVRLNQRGPHCQNVEIIATLRSGRPVCLEPSASWVWLTVKAILARARGNTESPLKEKSRRNTPRSFSRI, encoded by the exons ATGggtgacagagctgctgctgctgcttgggttcTCTACTTGGTCTTCATGGTGGGGTCAGAAG gCAAGGCCATGGCAAAGGCAGATGGGaaaagcttccagtgcctgtgtGACAGCACTCGTTCCAAGTTCATCCCCCCCAAGGCCATCCAGAATGTGAGATTAAACCAAAGAGGACCTCACTGCCAAAACGTGGAAATCAT AGCTACGCTGAGATCTGGCAGGCCAGTGTGCCTGGAGCCCTCTGCTTCCTGGGTCTGGCTCACTGTGAAGGCCATTTTGGCCAG GGCCAGAGGCAACACTGAATCACCCCTCAAAGAAAAGTCAAGGAGAAATACACCTCGGAGTTTTTCAAGGATATGA